The Lysobacter sp. HDW10 genome window below encodes:
- a CDS encoding peroxiredoxin, whose protein sequence is MLTPGKAVPKKVLNLPLLNQDGEPLKLSDYAGRWLVLYFYPKDSTPGCTTEGLDFNALLPKFAKANATVLGVSRDSVKSHSNFCQKQGFAFDLISDVDGDLCEAFGVWRMKKNYGREYEGIVRSTFLIDPAHTLVHAWDAVKVKGHAEDVLNTLKQLSN, encoded by the coding sequence ATGCTAACTCCAGGTAAAGCAGTTCCAAAGAAAGTATTGAACTTGCCGTTACTCAATCAAGACGGCGAACCCTTAAAACTCTCTGACTACGCTGGCCGCTGGCTCGTCCTCTATTTCTATCCAAAGGACAGCACACCGGGTTGCACGACAGAAGGCCTCGATTTCAATGCCTTGCTGCCGAAATTTGCCAAAGCAAACGCAACGGTCTTGGGCGTCTCTCGCGATTCAGTGAAGTCGCACAGCAATTTCTGTCAAAAACAGGGCTTCGCATTCGACCTCATCAGTGACGTCGACGGCGACCTGTGCGAAGCCTTCGGCGTTTGGCGAATGAAGAAGAACTATGGCCGTGAGTATGAAGGCATCGTTCGCAGCACCTTCTTGATCGACCCTGCACACACGCTTGTGCACGCTTGGGATGCCGTCAAGGTCAAAGGGCACGCTGAGGACGTACTCAACACGCTTAAGCAACTTTCCAACTGA
- a CDS encoding glycine cleavage system protein R yields the protein MTPSPEAPQLNEFAARQTTHENHLLINAYSTHPLSPLLPVSRRINDSGCNLLDARLATVGRDVSVTLLATGSWDAIAKLEAILGRLEREEEGIRLNWNRTGPKPIQSNLIPYVVEVVAADKPGILYQLADFFDRQNITVENLQSSRYKAMQTGAEMFTAQLTIGVPADMHIAALRDDFLEFSDRLNLDAIMDPMKF from the coding sequence ATGACTCCATCGCCGGAAGCACCCCAATTGAATGAATTTGCTGCACGCCAGACCACGCATGAGAACCACCTTCTCATCAACGCCTATTCCACGCACCCGCTCTCTCCTTTGTTGCCCGTTTCCAGACGCATCAATGACAGTGGCTGCAACTTGCTGGATGCGCGACTGGCAACCGTAGGCCGAGATGTTTCCGTGACCTTGCTCGCGACCGGCTCTTGGGACGCGATCGCAAAATTGGAAGCCATTCTCGGTCGCCTCGAGCGCGAAGAAGAAGGCATTCGTTTGAACTGGAATCGCACCGGCCCCAAGCCCATCCAGTCCAACTTGATTCCGTACGTTGTGGAAGTTGTCGCGGCCGACAAGCCAGGCATTCTCTATCAACTGGCGGATTTCTTTGATCGACAAAACATTACCGTCGAAAACCTGCAAAGCTCACGCTACAAGGCGATGCAAACAGGTGCCGAGATGTTTACTGCACAACTCACCATCGGTGTACCCGCCGATATGCACATCGCTGCGTTACGCGATGATTTCCTCGAGTTCTCAGATCGCTTGAATCTCGATGCGATCATGGATCCCATGAAGTTCTGA
- the dapA gene encoding 4-hydroxy-tetrahydrodipicolinate synthase — protein MQLRGVTTALATPFAPSGEVDHEAWVRLLQSQSAAGVAAVVVAGSTGEANALSDAEYGALIELAVTHAGGMTVIAGTGLPNTAKTIQMTRLARSHGAQAALVVTPPYVRPTQAGLVAHFRAVADEGGLPVILYNVPGRTGVDLQPETVAQLVGHPNIVGIKEAVDTESRMAALLALKSDRFVVLSGDDPTVARACLAGADGLVSVGSNIAPRSFVYMVEKAMQGDAAARTMNDRLRDVHAFLSVEPNPIPVKALLSKFGYGHGLRLPLTELSAAHTQALADVAKLVESLESDSH, from the coding sequence ATGCAACTGCGTGGCGTGACTACGGCTTTGGCAACCCCTTTTGCGCCTTCTGGTGAGGTCGATCACGAGGCATGGGTACGACTGTTGCAAAGCCAATCTGCGGCAGGCGTGGCGGCGGTTGTGGTGGCAGGTTCGACGGGTGAAGCCAATGCCTTGAGTGATGCTGAATACGGCGCGCTGATCGAGCTGGCTGTGACACATGCGGGCGGCATGACGGTGATTGCGGGAACCGGCCTACCCAACACAGCAAAAACCATTCAGATGACACGTTTGGCGCGCTCGCATGGCGCGCAAGCAGCGCTGGTTGTTACGCCGCCTTATGTACGTCCGACGCAAGCCGGTTTGGTCGCGCACTTTCGAGCCGTTGCTGACGAGGGTGGGCTGCCGGTCATCTTGTACAACGTGCCCGGTCGCACCGGCGTCGATTTACAGCCGGAAACCGTCGCACAGCTCGTCGGTCATCCGAATATCGTCGGCATCAAAGAGGCTGTGGACACGGAATCACGGATGGCAGCTTTGCTTGCATTGAAGTCCGATCGCTTTGTTGTCTTGTCGGGGGATGATCCGACCGTTGCGCGGGCATGTTTGGCCGGCGCAGATGGTTTGGTCTCGGTTGGCAGCAATATCGCGCCGCGCAGTTTTGTCTACATGGTGGAAAAAGCCATGCAAGGCGACGCCGCGGCACGCACGATGAACGATCGACTTCGCGACGTACACGCGTTTCTGTCGGTTGAACCCAATCCGATACCCGTGAAGGCCTTGTTGTCGAAGTTCGGTTATGGTCACGGCTTGCGATTGCCATTGACGGAATTGTCCGCGGCGCACACACAGGCATTGGCAGACGTCGCCAAGCTTGTTGAATCGCTGGAATCCGACAGCCACTGA
- the fdxA gene encoding ferredoxin FdxA translates to MPFVVTDNCIKCKYTDCVEVCPVDCFHEGPNFLVIDPDECIDCTLCEPECPAQAIFPEDDVPAGQEHYIKLNAELSRDWPVIAVRKDAPPDAADWDGVKDKLKYLEK, encoded by the coding sequence ATGCCCTTCGTAGTGACTGACAATTGCATCAAATGCAAGTACACCGATTGCGTGGAAGTTTGCCCGGTGGACTGCTTCCACGAAGGTCCCAACTTTTTGGTGATCGATCCGGACGAATGCATCGACTGCACCCTCTGTGAACCCGAATGCCCGGCCCAAGCCATCTTCCCCGAGGACGACGTGCCGGCCGGCCAAGAGCACTACATCAAGCTCAATGCGGAGCTCTCACGTGATTGGCCCGTGATCGCTGTGCGTAAGGATGCACCGCCGGATGCCGCAGATTGGGATGGTGTCAAAGACAAGCTCAAGTACTTGGAAAAATAA
- the pcnB gene encoding polynucleotide adenylyltransferase PcnB — MNRQVTLIPRDQHPISRKQISTSALRVLYRLHEEGYAAFLVGGAVRDALAGIAPKDFDIATDATPEQVRGLFRNCRLIGRRFRLAHVVFGREIIEVATFRGQSDDGTGDRQVHQDGRVIRDNVYGTIEEDAARRDFTANALYYNIADFSIHDYVGGFEDVRARRLRLIGSPDDRYREDPVRMLRAARLAAKLQFDISPETAEPIPRLASLLTQAAPARLFDECLKLFLSGHAVRSFEGLERMGLLAVLLPDTAKALKSNSNGSLKAMLLRGLAQTDERVARGDSVSPAFLFSLLLWPAWCRTKAQLEANGMHAAEAQQRAADKVTLQQVHLIAIPRRFSMPMQEIWLLQSRFSQRKRVGRLVAHPRFRAAYDFFKLRADTGASHAEDAAFWASQVVETPGEQGETNWDIAVDDAPPRTRKRRRRSGPTS, encoded by the coding sequence TTGAATCGGCAGGTAACCCTCATTCCGCGCGATCAACATCCGATCTCGCGAAAACAGATCAGTACAAGCGCATTACGTGTTCTGTACCGTCTACACGAGGAAGGCTACGCTGCCTTCCTGGTGGGCGGTGCTGTGCGAGATGCATTGGCAGGCATTGCGCCGAAAGATTTCGATATCGCCACAGACGCAACGCCCGAGCAAGTGCGCGGACTGTTTCGCAACTGTCGTTTGATTGGACGAAGGTTTCGTTTGGCGCATGTCGTGTTTGGGCGCGAGATTATCGAAGTCGCGACATTCCGCGGGCAATCCGACGATGGCACCGGCGATCGTCAGGTGCATCAAGATGGTCGCGTCATTCGCGACAACGTCTACGGGACGATCGAAGAAGATGCCGCCAGACGCGATTTCACTGCGAATGCGCTTTATTACAACATCGCGGATTTCTCGATCCACGATTACGTGGGCGGATTCGAAGATGTGCGCGCGCGACGTTTGCGTTTAATCGGCTCGCCCGATGATCGGTATCGAGAAGACCCCGTACGCATGCTGCGAGCCGCGCGCCTTGCCGCGAAATTGCAGTTCGACATCAGCCCTGAAACGGCTGAGCCCATTCCAAGACTGGCCAGCCTGCTCACGCAGGCGGCGCCGGCGCGACTCTTTGATGAATGCCTGAAGCTGTTCCTGTCTGGGCACGCCGTGCGCAGCTTTGAGGGCTTGGAGCGGATGGGCCTGCTGGCAGTTTTACTGCCCGACACTGCAAAGGCCTTGAAATCAAACTCAAACGGTAGCTTGAAGGCGATGCTGTTGCGCGGACTGGCGCAAACGGATGAACGCGTCGCCCGAGGCGACTCGGTGTCGCCGGCGTTCTTGTTCTCACTGTTGCTATGGCCGGCATGGTGCCGAACCAAGGCGCAACTGGAAGCCAATGGCATGCACGCGGCCGAAGCGCAGCAACGTGCTGCTGACAAGGTGACGTTGCAGCAAGTGCATCTCATTGCCATCCCGCGCCGATTCTCCATGCCGATGCAGGAAATCTGGCTGCTGCAATCGCGTTTTTCGCAGCGTAAACGTGTGGGCCGATTGGTGGCGCATCCGCGTTTTCGCGCCGCCTATGATTTTTTCAAACTGCGTGCCGATACCGGTGCGTCGCACGCCGAAGATGCAGCCTTCTGGGCGAGCCAAGTCGTCGAAACGCCGGGCGAGCAAGGTGAGACGAACTGGGATATCGCGGTGGATGACGCGCCGCCGCGCACACGAAAGCGTCGGCGTCGGTCCGGCCCGACGAGCTAA
- the folK gene encoding 2-amino-4-hydroxy-6-hydroxymethyldihydropteridine diphosphokinase — protein sequence MQDVYVGFGGNLGDVAATFDAALSELLAESDARFISGSFLYRSPPWGGVAQPDYLNAVVHLQSARSAQSLLQLMLSIEKRHGRDRNTEVRWGARTLDLDLLLYGDSEIDEDHLQVPHPRVLARAFVVIPLLDIADSQLRVNGVTLRDAAETHSGAIIEKLPRQIQPESKHEADSTT from the coding sequence ATGCAGGACGTTTATGTGGGATTCGGCGGCAACCTGGGCGATGTTGCGGCCACCTTCGACGCGGCGCTGTCTGAGCTGTTGGCGGAGAGTGATGCGCGATTCATCTCGGGCTCTTTTTTATACCGCTCACCGCCTTGGGGCGGCGTCGCGCAGCCCGATTATCTAAACGCAGTGGTCCATCTGCAGAGTGCGCGCTCTGCTCAGTCGCTGCTTCAATTAATGTTGTCGATCGAAAAGCGCCATGGTCGCGATCGAAACACAGAAGTCCGTTGGGGTGCCCGCACCTTGGACCTGGATCTGCTGCTCTATGGCGACAGCGAGATCGACGAGGACCACTTGCAAGTACCACATCCGCGAGTGTTGGCGCGCGCATTTGTAGTCATTCCGTTGTTGGATATTGCAGACTCGCAGCTGCGCGTGAACGGCGTGACACTCCGTGATGCCGCAGAGACCCATTCGGGCGCGATAATAGAAAAGTTACCCAGGCAAATTCAGCCGGAGTCAAAACATGAAGCCGATTCAACAACGTGA
- the panB gene encoding 3-methyl-2-oxobutanoate hydroxymethyltransferase yields MKPIQQRDLKAVTVPALIEAKREGRKLAMLTAYDAGFARVMDAAGVDLILIGDSLGMVVQGEGNTLSVTVDDIAYHTGCVARAATRALIISDLPFQADASVERALEASVKFLQSGAGMVKLEGAGHKLEVIQYLSEREIPVCAHLGLTPQSVLRFGGFKIQGRGEAAADKLYREALEVEAAGASLLVLEGVPAPVAARITQGIRIPTIGIGAGAQCDGQVLVLHDMLGLDSGHRRPRFVKDFLAEGGSVAGAIAAYCDAVRSGEFPTEAHTYAS; encoded by the coding sequence ATGAAGCCGATTCAACAACGTGACTTGAAGGCTGTAACGGTACCGGCATTGATCGAGGCCAAACGCGAAGGGCGCAAGCTGGCCATGCTGACGGCCTACGACGCCGGGTTTGCACGCGTGATGGATGCGGCAGGCGTCGATTTGATATTGATTGGTGATTCCTTAGGCATGGTCGTGCAAGGGGAGGGCAACACCCTTTCTGTGACAGTCGATGACATCGCGTATCACACCGGCTGCGTTGCGCGCGCCGCGACACGCGCGTTGATCATTTCGGACCTGCCGTTTCAAGCGGATGCATCGGTCGAACGCGCGCTGGAAGCTTCAGTGAAGTTTTTGCAATCCGGTGCCGGCATGGTCAAGTTGGAAGGCGCAGGACACAAGTTGGAAGTCATCCAATATTTGTCAGAACGCGAGATTCCAGTGTGCGCCCATTTGGGCTTAACACCGCAGTCTGTGTTGCGCTTTGGTGGCTTCAAGATTCAAGGTCGCGGCGAAGCTGCGGCAGATAAGTTGTATCGAGAAGCATTGGAAGTTGAGGCGGCGGGCGCTTCATTGCTTGTGCTCGAAGGTGTCCCTGCGCCTGTTGCTGCACGCATCACCCAAGGCATTCGCATCCCAACGATTGGGATCGGTGCAGGCGCGCAATGCGACGGCCAAGTGTTAGTGCTGCACGACATGTTGGGATTAGACAGTGGCCACCGCCGTCCGCGATTCGTCAAAGACTTTCTTGCCGAGGGCGGTTCCGTTGCTGGCGCCATTGCAGCCTATTGCGATGCAGTGCGTAGCGGTGAATTTCCGACCGAAGCGCATACCTACGCGAGCTAA
- the panC gene encoding pantoate--beta-alanine ligase, translating into MQTFTELSSLRKGLATWRERGATIAFVPTMGNLHAGHFSLIARARQLADHVVASVFVNPTQFGPNEDFDQYPRTPDEDAAGLAKAGCDALWLPSVDEMYPFGIEATVKVAVPGVTRLLDGAHRPGHFDGVATVVSRLFNQVQPDVAVFGRKDYQQLAVIRYMVTDMAFPVEIVGAPTFRADDGLALSSRNQYLDAAQRAKAPALYATLQTLARDVQDGRDIASAQAAGIAHLRSLGFEPDYLAVHDRTLGSANSNTDELVVLVAARLGKTRLIDNLEFSRFASSQNLQ; encoded by the coding sequence ATGCAAACGTTTACTGAACTGTCTTCGCTCCGCAAAGGCCTGGCCACATGGCGCGAACGCGGTGCGACGATTGCCTTCGTGCCAACGATGGGGAACTTGCACGCAGGGCATTTCAGTTTGATCGCGCGCGCGCGTCAGTTGGCAGACCACGTGGTCGCCAGTGTGTTTGTAAACCCCACGCAATTCGGTCCTAACGAAGATTTCGACCAATACCCGCGAACACCCGACGAAGACGCCGCTGGATTGGCGAAGGCGGGATGTGACGCGCTTTGGTTGCCGAGTGTGGATGAGATGTATCCCTTCGGCATCGAGGCCACGGTCAAGGTTGCCGTGCCAGGTGTGACGCGCCTTTTGGATGGCGCGCATCGCCCGGGTCATTTCGATGGGGTTGCGACGGTGGTGTCGCGCCTGTTCAATCAGGTGCAACCTGATGTTGCGGTGTTTGGGCGCAAGGACTATCAGCAACTGGCGGTTATTCGCTACATGGTGACGGACATGGCGTTTCCGGTTGAGATTGTCGGCGCGCCGACATTCCGCGCCGACGATGGTCTGGCCTTGAGCTCACGCAATCAGTATCTGGACGCGGCCCAAAGAGCGAAGGCGCCAGCCCTATATGCGACGCTGCAGACGCTGGCGCGCGACGTGCAGGATGGCCGTGATATCGCGTCCGCTCAAGCTGCAGGCATTGCGCATTTGCGTAGCTTGGGTTTTGAGCCCGACTACTTGGCCGTGCATGACCGAACTTTGGGGTCGGCGAATAGCAACACCGATGAACTGGTCGTGCTTGTGGCGGCAAGATTGGGCAAGACACGCCTGATCGACAATCTTGAATTCAGCCGTTTCGCGAGCTCGCAAAACCTTCAGTGA